A part of Miscanthus floridulus cultivar M001 chromosome 6, ASM1932011v1, whole genome shotgun sequence genomic DNA contains:
- the LOC136461570 gene encoding DEAD-box ATP-dependent RNA helicase 20-like isoform X1 produces MSRYDGRAADAGSYRDRRSEGAFGGGSRAFAAPSKGDASAAASELDGLPRFEKNFYVESPAVAGMTEEEVEAYRRRREITVEGRDVPKPVLEFRDVGFPEYVLQEITKAGFVEPTPIQSQGWPMALRGRDLIGIAETGSGKTLAYLLPAIVHVNAQPILAPGDGPIVLVLAPTRELAVQIQQEATKFGASSKIKSTCIYGGVPKGPQVRDLQKGVEIVIATPGRLIDMIESHHTNLRRVTYLVLDEADRMLDMGFEPQIKKIVSQIRPDRQTLYWSATWPKEVEQLARNFLFDPCKVTIGSEDLKANHAIVQHVEILSESQKYNKLVNLLEDIMDGSRILIFMDTKKGCDQITRQLRMDGWPALSIHGDKSQAERDWVLSEFKSGKSPIMTATDVAARGLDVKDVKYVINYDFPGSLEDYVHRIGRTGRAGAKGTAYSFFTAANARFAKELISILEEAGQKVSSELAAMGRGAPPPSSGYRDRYRGYGGGRSWS; encoded by the exons ATGAGCCGCTACGACGGCCGCGCTGCGGACGCGGGCTCCTACCGTGACCGCCGCAG CGAGGGGGCGTTCGGAGGCGGGTCGAGGGCGTTCGCGGCGCCGAGCAAAGGGGACGCTTCCGCGGCGGCCTCGGAGCTGGATGGGCTGCCGCGCTTCGAGAAGAACTTCTACGTCGAGTCACCCGCGGTGGCCGGCATgacggaggaggaggtggaggcgtaCCGCCGCCGCCGGGAGATCACCGTCGAGGGCCGCGACGTGCCCAAGCCGGTGCTTGAGTTCCGTGATGTCGGCTTCCCAG AATATGTGTTGCAAGAAATTACAAAAGCAGGTTTTGTGGAACCTACTCCTATCCAATCGCAAGGTTGGCCAATGGCACTGAGGGGTCGTGACCTTATTGGCATTGCAGAGACAGGATCAGGGAAAACTCTTGCTTACCTTTTACCTGCCATTGTTCATGTGAATGCTCAGCCTATTCTTG CCCCTGGCGATGGTCCAATCGTCTTGGTGTTAGCTCCTACACGTGAACTTGCTGTTCAGATACAGCAAGAAGCAACCAAGTTTGGTGCATCATCAAAGATAAAAAGTACTTGCATATATGGTGGTGTGCCAAAAGGTCCACAAGTTCGTGATCTTCAAAAAG GTGTTGAAATTGTTATAGCCACACCAGGACGACTAATTGATATGATAGAATCACATCATACAAACTTGCGAAGGGTCACATATCTTGTTTTAGATGAAGCAGACCGGATGCTAGATATGGGATTTGAACCTCAGATTAAGAAAATTGTTTCTCAG ATTCGTCCAGATCGTCAAACACTTTACTGGAGCGCTACATGGCCAAAGGAAGTTGAGCAGTTAGCAAGGAATTTCCTTTTTGACCCATGCAAG GTCACAATTGGTTCTGAAGACTTGAAGGCTAATCATGCCATTGTTCAGCATGTAGAGATACTATCCGAAAGTCAGAAGTATAACAA GCTGGTTAATCTACTGGAGGATATAATGGATGGTAGCCGAATTTTAATATTTATGGACACCAAGAAGGGATGTGATCAGATTACTAGACAGCTTCGAATGGATGGTTGGCCTGCTTTGTCTATCCATGGTGACAAGAGCCAAGCAGAACGGGATTGGGTCCTTTCTGAATTTAAGTCAGGGAAAAGTCCTATTATGACAGCCACTGATGTTGCTGCTCGAGGCTTAG ATGTCAAGGATGTGAAGTATGTCATTAACTATGACTTTCCGGGGTCGCTTGAGGATTATGTTCATCGTATTGGTCGGACTGGCAGAGCAGGTGCAAAAGGAACAGCTTACTCCTTTTTCACTGCAGCTAATGCCAGATTTGCCAAGGAACTTATTAGTATTCTGGAAGAAGCTGGACAAAAGGTCAGCTCTGAGTTAGCTGCTATGGGTCGTGGTGCACCTCCCCCTTCTTCAG GTTACCGTGATAGATATAGGGGGTATGGGGGTGGCCGGTCGTGGAGTTGA
- the LOC136461571 gene encoding uncharacterized protein, giving the protein MAAPPQTIALAGLILLNFVLAVAALCLHVLGRRRPRQQVPPPLEAAAAGEAEEVEGGGGERPQNQRRRRRARRKRQQQEEGEEEGAAAAAEGGGHGADGDRDAAAKAAGKEALLPRRPEFPLASVAGPLQRRINARYDDLARASEAQCLTIEQVNEFVNCLRDARNELLQRYENVQRSFKIKKAMLSNHRNYRSSYERLFEQVRRLETERDNLKKDAAIYNYIEERLQKSAAYKMIMELSAMEMEAQEISFEELLAKEKEDTAFWQRNGKLRSFSSK; this is encoded by the exons ATGGCCGCACCGCCGCAGACGATAGCGCTCGCGGGGCTCATCCTCCTCAACTTTGTCCTCGCCGTGGCAGCGCTCTGCCTTCACGTCCTCGGCCGCCGCAGGCCCCGGCAGCAAGTCCCGCCGCCGCTCGAGGCGGCCGCCGCGGGGGAGGCGGAGGAGGTGGAAGGCGGCGGTGGGGAGCGGCCGCAGAACCAGCGGCGTCGGAGGAGGGCGCGGAGGAAgcggcagcagcaggaggagggggaggaggagggggcggcggcggcggcggagggtggTGGCCACGGCGCGGACGGGGACCGGGACGCCGCCGCGAAGGCGGCGGGGAAGGAGGCGCTGCTCCCCCGCCGGCCTGAGTTCCCGCTCGCCTCCGTGGCTGGCCCGCTGCAGCGGCGGATCAACGCGCGGTACGACGACCTCGCGCGGGCCAGCGAGGCGCAGTGCCTCACCATCGAACAG GTTAATGAGTTTGTTAACTGTCTCAGAGATGCTAGAAACGAGTTGCTGCAGAG GTACGAGAATGTACAAAGAAGCTTCAAAATAAAGAAGGCAATGCTATCCAACCATCGAAACTATAGGTCTTCATACGAACGCCTCTTTGAACAG GTACGTAGATTGGAAACCGAGCGCGATAACCTAAAGAAAGATGCTGCCATCTACAACTATATTGAAGAGCGTCTTCAGAAGTCAGCAGCATACAAAATG ATCATGGAGCTCAGTGCTATGGAGATGGAGGCCCAAGAGATATCATTCGAGGAGCTGCTGGCTAAGGAGAAGGAGGACACCGCCTTCTGGCAGCGCAACGGGAAGCTGAGATCATTCTCGTCCAAGTAG
- the LOC136457512 gene encoding phosphopantothenoylcysteine decarboxylase-like, with protein MAAHQEPASSGGGPPRRPRVLLAASGSVAAIKFDGLCRSVAEWADVRAVATASALHFIDKASFPDGVPLYTDDDEWSRWRRVGDEVLHIELRRWADALVIAPHSANTLAKVAGGLCDNLLTCVVRAWDYSKPVYIAPDMNTFMWDNPFTARHLAVLRELSMSIVQPVTKRLACGDYGSGAMAEPSEICKTLMLFFGPQHL; from the exons ATGGCCGCCCACCAGGAGCCGGCGTCGTCGGGGGGTGGGCCTCCACGGCGCCCTCGCGTCCTCCTGGCGGCCTCCGGCAGCGTGGCCGccatcaagttcgatggcctctGCCGCAGCGTCGCCGAGTGGGCGGACGTCCGCGCGGTGGCGACCGCGTCCGCCCTGCACTTCATCGACAAGGCCTCCTTCCCCGACGGCGTCCCGCTCTACACCGACGACGACGAGTGGTCCCGCTGGAGGCGAGTCGGCGACGAGGTCCTGCACATCGAGCTGCGCCGGTGGGCAGACGCCCTGGTCATCGCTCCGCACTCGGCCAACACCCTCGCCAAG GTCGCCGGCGGGCTGTGCGACAACCTCCTCACCTGCGTGGTGCGCGCCTGGGACTACAGCAAGCCCGTCTACATCGCGCCGGACATGAACACCTTCATGTGGGACAACCCCTTCACGGCGCGCCACCTCGCAGTCCTGCGCGAGCTCAGCATGTCCATCGTCCAGCCGGTCACCAAGCGTCTGGCCTGCGGGGACTACGGCAGCGGCGCGATGGCCGAGCCGTCGGAGATCTGCAAGACCCTGATGCTCTTCTTCGGTCCACAACATCTTTAG
- the LOC136461570 gene encoding DEAD-box ATP-dependent RNA helicase 20-like isoform X2, translated as MSRYDGRAADAGSYRDRRSEGAFGGGSRAFAAPSKGDASAAASELDGLPRFEKNFYVESPAVAGMTEEEVEAYRRRREITVEGRDVPKPVLEFRDVGFPEYVLQEITKAGFVEPTPIQSQGWPMALRGRDLIGIAETGSGKTLAYLLPAIVHVNAQPILAPGDGPIVLVLAPTRELAVQIQQEATKFGASSKIKSTCIYGGVPKGPQVRDLQKVQIRPDRQTLYWSATWPKEVEQLARNFLFDPCKVTIGSEDLKANHAIVQHVEILSESQKYNKLVNLLEDIMDGSRILIFMDTKKGCDQITRQLRMDGWPALSIHGDKSQAERDWVLSEFKSGKSPIMTATDVAARGLDVKDVKYVINYDFPGSLEDYVHRIGRTGRAGAKGTAYSFFTAANARFAKELISILEEAGQKVSSELAAMGRGAPPPSSGYRDRYRGYGGGRSWS; from the exons ATGAGCCGCTACGACGGCCGCGCTGCGGACGCGGGCTCCTACCGTGACCGCCGCAG CGAGGGGGCGTTCGGAGGCGGGTCGAGGGCGTTCGCGGCGCCGAGCAAAGGGGACGCTTCCGCGGCGGCCTCGGAGCTGGATGGGCTGCCGCGCTTCGAGAAGAACTTCTACGTCGAGTCACCCGCGGTGGCCGGCATgacggaggaggaggtggaggcgtaCCGCCGCCGCCGGGAGATCACCGTCGAGGGCCGCGACGTGCCCAAGCCGGTGCTTGAGTTCCGTGATGTCGGCTTCCCAG AATATGTGTTGCAAGAAATTACAAAAGCAGGTTTTGTGGAACCTACTCCTATCCAATCGCAAGGTTGGCCAATGGCACTGAGGGGTCGTGACCTTATTGGCATTGCAGAGACAGGATCAGGGAAAACTCTTGCTTACCTTTTACCTGCCATTGTTCATGTGAATGCTCAGCCTATTCTTG CCCCTGGCGATGGTCCAATCGTCTTGGTGTTAGCTCCTACACGTGAACTTGCTGTTCAGATACAGCAAGAAGCAACCAAGTTTGGTGCATCATCAAAGATAAAAAGTACTTGCATATATGGTGGTGTGCCAAAAGGTCCACAAGTTCGTGATCTTCAAAAAG TTCAGATTCGTCCAGATCGTCAAACACTTTACTGGAGCGCTACATGGCCAAAGGAAGTTGAGCAGTTAGCAAGGAATTTCCTTTTTGACCCATGCAAG GTCACAATTGGTTCTGAAGACTTGAAGGCTAATCATGCCATTGTTCAGCATGTAGAGATACTATCCGAAAGTCAGAAGTATAACAA GCTGGTTAATCTACTGGAGGATATAATGGATGGTAGCCGAATTTTAATATTTATGGACACCAAGAAGGGATGTGATCAGATTACTAGACAGCTTCGAATGGATGGTTGGCCTGCTTTGTCTATCCATGGTGACAAGAGCCAAGCAGAACGGGATTGGGTCCTTTCTGAATTTAAGTCAGGGAAAAGTCCTATTATGACAGCCACTGATGTTGCTGCTCGAGGCTTAG ATGTCAAGGATGTGAAGTATGTCATTAACTATGACTTTCCGGGGTCGCTTGAGGATTATGTTCATCGTATTGGTCGGACTGGCAGAGCAGGTGCAAAAGGAACAGCTTACTCCTTTTTCACTGCAGCTAATGCCAGATTTGCCAAGGAACTTATTAGTATTCTGGAAGAAGCTGGACAAAAGGTCAGCTCTGAGTTAGCTGCTATGGGTCGTGGTGCACCTCCCCCTTCTTCAG GTTACCGTGATAGATATAGGGGGTATGGGGGTGGCCGGTCGTGGAGTTGA
- the LOC136461572 gene encoding uncharacterized protein, with protein MATAAATMTMATHHPRARAPLRVCAAWDMNPGAATVATPKPSKAKAKPPPPVTTPARPPPPTHADLFARSSEGQGVVKKSTYMGFEKWWLPPPPEVKKPRSLYSAVSLAYLGDCIYELYARRHFFFPPLSINEYNKRVMDVVKCESQDLLLNKLLGEDFLTEEERDILRWGRNIVSSKTRTRKRAGITVYNRASSLETLIGYLYLTDFKRLEQLMFQLGFTSGASSQHIADELRSSFQKTTPTSATPPQPATK; from the exons ATGGCCACCGCGGCGGCGACCATGACCATGGCAACGCACCACCCCCGCGCCCGCGCACCCCTCCGCGTCTGCGCCGCCTGGGACATGAACCCGGGTGCCGCCACCGTGGCCACGCCCAAGCCCTCCAAGGCCAAGGCCAAGCCGCCGCCGCCCGTGACCACCCCGGCCCGCCCGCCTCCTCCGACCCACGCCGACCTCTTCGCGCGCTCCAGCGAGGGCCAAG GAGTGGTAAAGAAGAGCACATATATGGGCTTTGAGAAATGGTGGTTGCCACCTCCGCCAGAGGTGAAGAAACCCCGATCGCTCTACAGTGCGGTGTCGCTGGCTTACTTGGGAGACTGCATATATGAA CTTTATGCTCGGAGGCACTTCTTCTTTCCACCTCTGAGCATCAATGAGTACAACAAACGTGTGATGGATGTTGTGAAGTGTGAGTCACAG GACCTTTTGTTGAACAAGCTTCTTGGAGAGGATTTTCTAACTGAAGAAGAAAG GGACATACTTCGTTGGGGGAGGAATATTGTTAGCAGCAAAACTCGCACCAGAAAGCGTGCAGGAATCACAGTCTACAATCGGGCATCTTCACTTGAAACACTG ATTGGTTATCTTTACCTCACAGATTTCAAACGGTTAGAGCAACTGATGTTTCAATTGGGCTTCACAAGTGGTGCCTCTTCACAACATATTGCAGACGAGCTGCGCTCAAGTTTCCA GAAAACAACCCCCACTTCTGCCACACCTCCACAACCTGCAACAAAGTGA